A DNA window from Paralichthys olivaceus isolate ysfri-2021 chromosome 11, ASM2471397v2, whole genome shotgun sequence contains the following coding sequences:
- the ywhae1 gene encoding tyrosine 3-monooxygenase/tryptophan 5-monooxygenase activation protein, epsilon polypeptide 1 isoform X2, with translation MDEQSDQVYLAKLAEQAERYDEMVTYMKNVAGMNVELTVEERNLLSVAYKNVIGARRASWRIISSIESREESKCGEDKLKMIRDYRQTVEKELKAICNDILDALERHLLPSAAMGESKVFYNKMKGDYHRYLAEFATGNDRKEAAENSLVAYKTATDLAMSELPPTHPIRLGLALNFSVFYYEILNSPDRACRLAKAAFDDAIAELDTLSEDSYKDSTLIMQLLRDNLTLWTSDMQGEES, from the exons ATGGACGAGCAGAGCGACCAGGTTTATTTGGCCAAACTCGCCGAGCAGGCAGAGCGATACGACG agaTGGTGACTTATATGAAGAACGTGGCGGGTATGAACGTGGAGCTCACAGTGGAAGAGAGGAACCTACTATCAGTGGCCTACAAGAATGTGATCGGAGCTCGGAGAGCCTCCTGGAGAATAATCAGCAGTATCGAATCCAGGGAAGAGAGCAAGTGCGGAGAAGACAAACTGAAGATGATCCGGGATTACAGGCAAACG GTGGAAAAGGAGCTGAAGGCGATCTGTAATGATATTCTGGATGCACTGGAGAGGCACCTACTCCCCTCTGCTGCCATGGGAGAGTCTAAGGTCTTTTACAACAAAAT GAAGGGAGACTACCACAGGTATCTGGCAGAGTTTGCCACTGGCAATGACAGAAAGGAGGCGGCAGAGAACAGCCTGGTGGCCTACAAAACAGCTACCGACCTAGCCATGTCCGAGCTGCCTCCCACACACCCCATTCGCCTCGGCCTTGCCCTCAACTTTTCCGTCTTCTACTATGAGATCCTCAACTCGCCCGACCGTGCATGCAG GTTGGCGAAGGCTGCATTTGATGACGCCATCGCAGAATTGGACACACTGAGTGAAGACAGCTACAAGGACTCCACGCTTATCATGCAGTTGTTACGTGACAACCTGACACTATGGACTTCAGATATGCAGGGAGAAG AGTCCTAA
- the ywhae1 gene encoding tyrosine 3-monooxygenase/tryptophan 5-monooxygenase activation protein, epsilon polypeptide 1 isoform X1, with protein MDEQSDQVYLAKLAEQAERYDEMVTYMKNVAGMNVELTVEERNLLSVAYKNVIGARRASWRIISSIESREESKCGEDKLKMIRDYRQTVEKELKAICNDILDALERHLLPSAAMGESKVFYNKMKGDYHRYLAEFATGNDRKEAAENSLVAYKTATDLAMSELPPTHPIRLGLALNFSVFYYEILNSPDRACRLAKAAFDDAIAELDTLSEDSYKDSTLIMQLLRDNLTLWTSDMQGEGEEQNKEVLQDVEDEAQ; from the exons ATGGACGAGCAGAGCGACCAGGTTTATTTGGCCAAACTCGCCGAGCAGGCAGAGCGATACGACG agaTGGTGACTTATATGAAGAACGTGGCGGGTATGAACGTGGAGCTCACAGTGGAAGAGAGGAACCTACTATCAGTGGCCTACAAGAATGTGATCGGAGCTCGGAGAGCCTCCTGGAGAATAATCAGCAGTATCGAATCCAGGGAAGAGAGCAAGTGCGGAGAAGACAAACTGAAGATGATCCGGGATTACAGGCAAACG GTGGAAAAGGAGCTGAAGGCGATCTGTAATGATATTCTGGATGCACTGGAGAGGCACCTACTCCCCTCTGCTGCCATGGGAGAGTCTAAGGTCTTTTACAACAAAAT GAAGGGAGACTACCACAGGTATCTGGCAGAGTTTGCCACTGGCAATGACAGAAAGGAGGCGGCAGAGAACAGCCTGGTGGCCTACAAAACAGCTACCGACCTAGCCATGTCCGAGCTGCCTCCCACACACCCCATTCGCCTCGGCCTTGCCCTCAACTTTTCCGTCTTCTACTATGAGATCCTCAACTCGCCCGACCGTGCATGCAG GTTGGCGAAGGCTGCATTTGATGACGCCATCGCAGAATTGGACACACTGAGTGAAGACAGCTACAAGGACTCCACGCTTATCATGCAGTTGTTACGTGACAACCTGACACTATGGACTTCAGATATGCAGGGAGAAG
- the crk gene encoding adapter molecule crk, which translates to MAGNFDAEDRGSWYWGRLSRQEAVSLLQGQRHGVFLVRDSITSPGDYVLSVSENSKVSHYIINSISNNRQSGPGLVHPRFRIGDQEFDALPALLEFYKIHYLDTTTLIEPINKSKHTSFTNVGPGGGPPPRLEDEYVRALFDFPGNDEEDLPFKKGDILRVLEKPEEQWWNAQNSEGRAGMIPVPYVEKYRPASPNSVAGPGVPPGGMGILGNSDGSTAQSGTPLLGDPSQYAQPTPLPNLQNGPVYARAIQKRVPNAYDKTALALEVGDMVKVTKININGQWEGECKGKRGHFPFTHVNLLDQHNAEDELS; encoded by the exons ATGGCCGGAAATTTTGACGCGGAGGACCGCGGCAGCTGGTACTGGGGTCGGCTGAGCAGGCAGGAGGCTGTGTCCCTGCTGCAGGGGCAGCGGCACGGCGTGTTCCTAGTGCGGGACTCCATCACCAGCCCCGGCGACTACGTGCTCTCGGTGTCGGAGAACTCCAAAGTCTCACATTACATCATCAACAGCATCAGCAACAACCGGCAGTCCGGTCCAG GTTTGGTCCACCCCAGGTTCCGTATCGGTGACCAGGAGTTCGACGCCCTCCCCGCTTTGCTAGAATTCTACAAAATCCACTACTTAGACACCACCACTTTGATAGAACCCATCAACAAGTCCAAACACACCTCCTTCACCAACGTGGGCCCTGGCGGAGGCCCCCCACCACGCCTGGAAGACGAGTACGTCCGAGCACTTTTCGACTTCCCCGGCAATGATGAGGAGGATCTCCCGTTCAAGAAGGGTGACATCCTCCGCGTTCTCGAGAAGCCAGAGGAGCAGTGGTGGAATGCCCAGAACTCAGAGGGCCGAGCGGGGATGATCCCAGTGCCGTACGTTGAGAAGTACCGACCGGCGTCTCCCAATTCGGTGGCCGGGCCTGGCGTGCCGCCGGGAGGGATGGGGATTCTAGGGAACTCTGACGGCTCCACGGCTCAGTCCGGCACTCCGCTTCTGGGAGACCCCAGCCAGTACGCCCAGCCCACCCCTCTCCCAAACCTCCAGAATGGACCTGTGTATGCCAGGGCCATACAGAAGAGGGTGCCCAACGCTTACGACAAGACAGCCCTGGCTTTAGAG gTGGGCGATATGGTGAAGGTGACCAAAATTAATATAAATGGCCAGTGGGAGGGGGAATGTAAAGGCAAGCGTGGCCACTTTCCCTTCACTCATGTCAATCTGCTGGACCAGCACAATGCCGAGGATGAACTCAGCTGA